A DNA window from Thermococcus sp. 4557 contains the following coding sequences:
- the alaS gene encoding alanine--tRNA ligase — translation MSMDMTTRMFKEEGWIRKQCPKCGKFFWTLDPDRETCGDPPCDEYSFIGKPGIPKKYTLEEMREKFLSFFEKHGHGRVKRFPVLPRWRDDVLLVGASIMDFQPWVISGEADPPANPLTISQPSIRFTDIDNVGITGRHFTIFEMMAHHAFNYPGKPIYWMDETVELAFEFFTKELGMKAEDITFKENPWAGGGNAGPAFEVLYRGLEVATLVFMQYKKAPKDADPAQVVEIKGDYYVPMETRVVDTGYGLERLVWMSHGTPTAYDAVLGYVVEPLKRMAGVEKIDERILMENSRLAGMFDIEDMGDLRYLREQVAKRVGISVEELTKAVRPYELIYAVADHTKALTFMLADGVIPSNVKAGYLARLLIRKSIRHLRELGLGIPLAEIVAMHIKELSPTYPEFKEMEDVILDIINVEEKRYQETLRRGSDLVKREVAKLKKAGRDEIPLERLLLFYESHGLTPEIVAEVAQKEGIKVEIPDNFYTLVAKEAEKTEKKTAAEYAVDFELVKDLPDTKTLYYEDPFMKEFDAEVLKVIDDWVILNQTAFYPEGGGQPCDLGELEVEGEKVEVRDVQKIGKVILHRVERPELFKPGAKVHGRIDWDRRIQHMRHHTGTHVLMGALVRVLGKHVWQAGSQLHTDWARLDISHYKRISEEELREIERLANRVVMENRKVTWEWLPRTEAEMKYGFRLYQGGVVPGRVIRVLKIEDWDVQACGGTHLPNTGLVGPIKILRTERIQDGVERIIFAAGEAAVDWMQETERLLKKTAEVFRVPPEKVPETAERFFNEWKAAKKEVEKLRKELAKLLVYELEGKVEKVGEVEFIGAVVEGAMDDLREAANKLRKEKRVIVLISREGHFVVAVGDGLDVKAGELARAVTSVAGGGGGGRKELAQGRIKNPLKAEEAIEEVKKRLG, via the coding sequence ATGAGCATGGACATGACCACGAGGATGTTTAAGGAAGAGGGGTGGATAAGGAAGCAGTGCCCCAAGTGCGGCAAATTCTTCTGGACGCTCGACCCGGACAGGGAGACCTGCGGTGACCCGCCGTGTGACGAGTACTCGTTCATTGGAAAGCCTGGGATACCGAAGAAGTACACCCTCGAGGAGATGCGCGAGAAGTTCCTGAGCTTCTTCGAAAAGCACGGCCACGGGAGGGTGAAGCGCTTCCCGGTCCTTCCGCGCTGGAGGGACGACGTTCTCCTCGTCGGGGCTTCGATCATGGACTTCCAGCCGTGGGTCATAAGCGGCGAAGCTGACCCGCCGGCCAACCCGCTCACCATAAGCCAGCCCTCGATTCGCTTCACCGACATAGACAACGTTGGAATAACCGGCAGACACTTCACGATTTTCGAGATGATGGCCCACCACGCCTTCAACTACCCGGGCAAGCCGATCTACTGGATGGACGAGACCGTGGAACTGGCCTTCGAGTTCTTCACCAAGGAACTGGGCATGAAGGCCGAGGACATCACCTTCAAGGAGAACCCGTGGGCCGGCGGTGGGAACGCGGGCCCGGCCTTTGAGGTGCTCTACCGCGGTCTTGAGGTGGCAACGCTGGTTTTCATGCAGTACAAGAAGGCGCCAAAGGACGCCGACCCCGCCCAGGTTGTCGAGATAAAGGGCGACTACTACGTCCCGATGGAGACCCGCGTTGTTGACACCGGATACGGCCTCGAGAGGCTCGTCTGGATGAGCCACGGAACGCCCACCGCCTACGACGCCGTCCTCGGCTACGTCGTCGAGCCGCTCAAGAGGATGGCGGGAGTTGAAAAGATAGACGAGCGCATCCTCATGGAGAACTCCAGATTGGCCGGAATGTTTGACATAGAAGACATGGGCGACCTGAGGTACCTCCGCGAGCAAGTCGCTAAACGCGTTGGAATAAGCGTCGAGGAGCTTACAAAGGCTGTGAGACCCTACGAGCTGATATATGCTGTAGCGGACCACACCAAGGCGCTCACATTCATGCTCGCCGACGGCGTTATCCCGTCCAACGTTAAGGCCGGCTACCTTGCGAGGCTTCTCATCAGAAAGAGCATAAGACACCTCCGCGAGCTCGGTCTGGGGATACCGCTCGCTGAAATCGTCGCCATGCACATCAAGGAGCTCTCGCCTACCTACCCTGAGTTCAAGGAGATGGAAGACGTTATCCTGGACATAATCAACGTCGAGGAGAAGCGCTACCAGGAGACCCTCAGGCGCGGAAGCGACCTCGTGAAGCGCGAGGTGGCCAAGCTCAAGAAGGCCGGCAGGGACGAGATTCCGCTCGAAAGGCTCCTTCTGTTCTACGAGAGCCACGGACTAACGCCGGAGATAGTGGCCGAGGTGGCGCAGAAAGAAGGTATAAAGGTCGAGATCCCCGACAACTTCTACACGCTGGTCGCCAAGGAGGCAGAGAAGACGGAGAAGAAGACCGCCGCTGAATACGCCGTTGACTTCGAGCTGGTCAAGGATCTCCCCGACACGAAGACGCTCTACTACGAGGATCCGTTCATGAAGGAGTTCGATGCGGAGGTTCTCAAGGTCATAGACGACTGGGTGATTCTCAACCAGACCGCCTTCTATCCCGAGGGCGGCGGTCAGCCGTGCGACCTCGGTGAGCTCGAGGTTGAGGGGGAGAAGGTTGAGGTCAGGGACGTTCAGAAGATAGGTAAGGTCATCCTCCACAGGGTCGAGAGGCCGGAACTCTTCAAACCCGGCGCGAAGGTTCACGGAAGGATCGACTGGGACAGGAGAATACAGCACATGCGCCACCACACGGGAACCCACGTCCTCATGGGGGCCCTCGTGAGGGTTCTCGGAAAGCACGTCTGGCAGGCCGGTTCACAGCTCCACACCGACTGGGCCAGGCTTGATATAAGCCACTACAAGCGCATAAGCGAGGAGGAGCTCAGGGAGATAGAGCGCCTCGCCAACCGCGTCGTCATGGAGAACAGGAAGGTGACCTGGGAGTGGCTCCCGAGGACCGAGGCCGAGATGAAGTACGGCTTCAGGCTTTACCAGGGTGGAGTCGTTCCGGGAAGGGTCATCAGGGTGCTCAAGATCGAGGACTGGGACGTTCAGGCGTGCGGTGGAACCCACCTGCCGAACACCGGGCTCGTGGGCCCGATCAAGATTCTGAGAACCGAGCGCATACAGGACGGCGTTGAGAGAATAATCTTCGCCGCCGGAGAGGCCGCTGTTGACTGGATGCAGGAGACCGAGAGGTTGCTCAAGAAGACCGCCGAGGTCTTCCGCGTCCCGCCCGAGAAGGTGCCGGAGACCGCCGAGAGGTTCTTCAACGAGTGGAAAGCGGCTAAGAAAGAGGTCGAGAAGCTCAGGAAGGAGCTGGCCAAGCTCCTCGTCTACGAGCTCGAGGGGAAGGTCGAGAAGGTTGGGGAGGTTGAGTTCATCGGAGCCGTCGTTGAGGGCGCGATGGACGACCTTCGCGAGGCGGCAAACAAGCTCAGGAAGGAGAAGAGGGTTATAGTTCTCATCAGCAGGGAGGGCCACTTCGTCGTTGCGGTTGGCGACGGCCTGGACGTAAAGGCCGGGGAGCTGGCCAGGGCGGTAACGAGTGTCGCCGGCGGCGGTGGCGGCGGAAGGAAAGAGCTTGCCCAGGGCAGAATAAAGAACCCGCTGAAGGCCGAGGAGGCGATAGAGGAGGTTAAGAAGAGGCTCGGCTGA
- a CDS encoding phospholipase D-like domain-containing protein gives MRSKMYLAAILVAAMLVTSGCLGSTSTLEATVEKTTTLEKTRTVTETITVTETKYIENRSVEMELRKNLTACIENLRLLNSTLARTSESLEELSAKYRDCLLEGSKKEENVPPAKLLVDDAYYRSLIEDIRGARESVYVTMFLMKYDPTDSYDHANDLIRALVEARKRGVSVHVILENGIEDNSATYDYLRSNGVDVVFDSSSVTLHTKMVVIDGRVVYVGSHNWSEAALDWNHEVSVRIESQEIAESLLEYFEEIKRGH, from the coding sequence ATGCGGTCAAAAATGTACCTCGCGGCAATACTGGTGGCAGCGATGCTCGTAACTTCTGGCTGCCTCGGAAGCACGTCAACCCTGGAAGCCACCGTGGAGAAAACCACGACCCTGGAAAAAACCAGAACGGTCACCGAAACCATCACCGTGACAGAAACCAAGTACATTGAGAACCGCAGCGTTGAAATGGAGCTCAGAAAGAACCTCACTGCCTGCATCGAGAACCTCCGGCTCCTGAACTCGACGTTGGCCCGGACGAGTGAGAGCCTTGAGGAGCTCAGCGCGAAGTACCGCGACTGCCTGCTGGAGGGGTCAAAAAAGGAGGAGAACGTTCCTCCTGCGAAACTGCTGGTGGATGACGCGTATTATAGGAGCCTCATCGAGGACATACGCGGTGCGCGAGAGAGCGTTTACGTCACCATGTTCCTCATGAAGTACGACCCCACCGACAGCTACGACCACGCCAACGACCTGATAAGGGCGCTGGTGGAGGCCAGGAAGAGGGGCGTGAGCGTCCACGTGATACTCGAAAACGGCATCGAGGACAACAGTGCCACCTACGACTACCTCCGCTCCAACGGGGTCGATGTGGTCTTTGATTCCTCCTCGGTAACCCTCCACACAAAGATGGTCGTGATAGACGGCAGGGTGGTTTACGTCGGAAGCCACAACTGGAGCGAGGCCGCGCTGGACTGGAATCACGAGGTGAGCGTTAGAATCGAGTCCCAGGAGATTGCGGAGTCGCTCTTGGAGTACTTCGAGGAGATTAAAAGGGGGCATTAG